A genomic stretch from Malus domestica chromosome 15, GDT2T_hap1 includes:
- the LOC103450430 gene encoding probable ubiquitin-conjugating enzyme E2 18, producing MTSSSATSRKALSKIACNRLQKELVEWQVNPPAGFKHKVTDNLQRWVIEVTGAPGTLYANEIYQLQVDFPEHYPMEAPQVIFVPPAPLHPHIYSNGHICLDILYDSWSPAMTVSSICISILSMLSSSTVKQRPADNDRYVKNCRNGRSPKETTWWFHDDKV from the exons ATGACGAGCTCCTCCGCCACTTCACGCAAG GCCTTAAGCAAGATCGCCTGCAATCGGCTGCAGAAAGAGCTGGTGGAGTGGCAGGTGAATCCTCCGGCAGGTTTCAAGCACAAAGTCACCGATAATCTTCAGAG ATGGGTCATCGAAGTCACCGGAGCGCCGGGAACTCTATACGCTAACGAAATTTATCAGCTCCAAGTCGATTTCCCCGAGCATTATCCCATGGAAGCACCACAG GTGATTTTTGTCCCTCCGGCTCCTCTGCATCCTCACATTTACAGCAATGGCCATATCTGTTTAG ATATTCTATATGATTCATGGTCCCCAGCCATGACGGTTAGTTCCATCTGTATCAGCATTCTCTCCATGTTATCGAGTTCCACGGTGAAG CAACGCCCAGCGGATAACGATCGATACGTGAAGAACTGCAGGAACGGCAGATCTCCCAAGGAGACGACATGGTGGTTCCATGATGACAAGGTTTAA